A DNA window from Nitrospira sp. contains the following coding sequences:
- a CDS encoding hypothetical protein (Evidence 4 : Unknown function but conserved in other organisms; MaGe:77308193), whose product MENRNEDQSVLNHIQRLVEEEHRLHELKAQPKSDGKRLAQVQVELDQCWDLLRQRRALRDVGQNPNEAKVRPPEVVENYEQ is encoded by the coding sequence GTGGAGAATCGCAACGAAGATCAGTCGGTCCTCAATCACATTCAGCGTCTCGTCGAAGAAGAGCATCGATTGCACGAACTCAAAGCGCAGCCTAAATCCGATGGGAAGCGGCTCGCGCAAGTGCAGGTTGAGTTGGACCAGTGCTGGGATCTCCTGCGGCAGCGACGCGCCCTTCGCGATGTCGGGCAGAATCCGAACGAAGCGAAGGTTCGTCCGCCGGAGGTCGTCGAGAATTATGAACAGTAG